From the genome of Agromyces intestinalis:
GTCGTGGCGGCCCTCGTCGACGGCATCGGCGAGCGACGCGTGAGCGTGATCGGCCTGCCCGCACTGCCGGCGCCCGGCCGGCTCGAAGAGCTCGGCGTCGCACGGGTGTCGTACGGCCCGACGACGCAGCGGGTCGCGCTCGGCGCCCTCGACGACCTCACCGCGTCGCTGTATGCGGGCGGCGTGCTGCCCCGAGTCATCCGCGACCTGAACTGAGCGCACCACCCGACCCGCGTTGACCGGTCGGCGAGTGTTTCCGTTCGCCGCCCGTCCGCCCGCCCGCCGCCCGTCGCCCGCCGCCCGTCCGCCCGCCCGCCCGTCGCCCGTCGCCCGTCGCCCGTCGCCCGTCGCCGAGTGTTTCCGTTCGCGCACGCTGTTCCCGTTCGTACGGAAACACGGTGCGCCAACGGAAACACTCGGCGGGAGGAGAGGAGGGGTGGCGCGAGGAGGGTGGCGCGAGGAAGGGGTGGCGCGAGGAAGGGGTGGCGCGAGGAGGGGTGGCGCGAGGAGGGGTGGCGCGAGGAGGGGTGGCGCGAGGAGGGGTGGCGCGAGGAGGGGTGGCGCGAGGAGGGGTGGCGGGAGGAGGGGTGGCGGGAGGAGGGGTGGCGGGAGAGCGCGGCGAATCCGCGAATCCCCCGCGTGACGGATGCTGCGTGTCGGGCCCCCTCGATAGGGTGACGAGTGGCGGCAACGCCCGCCGGAGACGAGGAGCGCCCATGGCGAGCGGCATCCCCATCGAGATCTCAGGGCTCACGAAGCGATTCGGCCATGTGACGGCGGTCGACGACCTGAGCTTCACCGTCGAGCCCGGGCGCGTGACCGGGTTCCTCGGCCCGAACGGCGCCGGCAAGACCACCACGCTGCGCAGCCTCCTCGGCCTCGTGAAGCCGACCGCGGGCACCGCCACCTTCGACGGCACCCCGTACGCGAAGCTCGAACGCCCGCTCGAGACGGTCGGCGCGGCCCTCGACGCGGCGTTCCACCCCGGGCGCACCGCGCGCGACCACCTGCGTGTGTACGCGACCGCGTCGGGCATCGCGAAGGCCCGGGTCGACGTGGTGCTCGAGCAGGTGGGCATCGCCGAGTACGCGAACCGCCGGGTCGGCGGCTTCTCGCTCGGCATGCGGCAGCGGCTCGCCCTCGCGTACACGCTGCTGGGCGACCCCGGCGTGCTCGTGCTCGACGAGCCGATCAACGGGCTCGACCCCGAGGGCATCCGCTGGATCCGCATCTTCCTGCAGGGCCTCGCCCGCGAGGGGCGCACCATCCTCGTCAGCTCCCACCTGCTGAGCGAGGTGCAGCAGACGGTCGACGAGGTCGTCATCATCTCGCGCGGCCGACTCGTGAAGACCGGCACCCTCTCGAGCCTCGAACTCGATTCCGCACCGCGCACGGTCGTCGACTCGCCCGACAGGTCGGCGCTCGCGACGGCGCTCGACACCGCCGGGCTCGAGTACACCCCGGGCCGACAGGGCTTCATCGTCGACGAGCCCGAGCCCGGCCGGGTCGGTCACGTCGCGTTCGTCGCGCAGGTCGAGCTGAACTCGCTGCACCGGCTGCGCAGCGGGCTCGAAGAATCCTTCCTCCAACTGGTCGGCGAACCGAACGGCCCGGATGCCACGGGCCTCGAGCCTGCCGCGACGGGCACCGCCGCAGCCGAGGCATCCGGCGGGCCCGAGGCATCCGGTGGGCCCAAGGCATCCGGTGGGCCCGAGGCATCCGCCCAGCCCGAGGCATCCGGCCCGGCCGACCAACCCGACGCACCCGACGCCCCGCCCGCCGCGACGACCGAATCGGAGGCCTGACATGCGCGCGATCGCCTCCGAGTTCCAGAAGACGCTGACCACCCGCATGTGGTGGCTGCTCGCCATCCTGCTCGTCGCATACATCGCCCTGCTCGCCGGCGGGTTCGGCGCGTTCCTCGGCTGGGCGATCGGCAACCCCGAACAGGCCGCCGAGGCGAGCAGCGGAGGCGGCGCGCTGCTGCCGCCCGGCGCGCAACCGTGGCCGCTCGTCTACAGCTTCGCGACCTCGATCGGGTACGTGTTCCCCGTGCTGCTCGGCGCGCTCGCGGTCACGAGCGAGTTCCGGCATCGCACGCTCACGCCCACATTCCTCGCCACGCCGAACCGCGGCGTCGTGCTCACCGGCAAGCTCGTGTCGCAACTCATCATCGGCGGCGTGCTCGGCGTGCTCGCGTTCGCGGCGTCGGTCGGCGCGGGGTCCGGCGCGCTCGCAGCCTTCGGCGTCGAGACCGGGCTCGACCAGTCCGACACGTGGGCGATGGTCGGCCGCGGCATCCTCGCGATGGCGCTGTGGGGCGCGATCGGCGTGGGGCTGGGATCGGTCGTGCCGAACCAGGTCGCCGCGATCGTGATCGTGATCGCGTTCACCCAGTTCGTCGAGCCCGTGCTGCGACTGATGGCATCGCTCTCCGACATCACCGCCCGGATCGGGCAGTTCCTGCCCGGGGCGGCGAGCGATGCGCTCGTCGGGGCGTCGTTCTATTCGGTCGCGATGGGTGGAGGCGGCGTCGTGGCGCTCGAGTGGTGGCAGGGCGGGCTCGTGCTCGCCGGCTTCGCCGCCGTACTGTCGATCATCGGTGGGCTCACGACCTGGCGCGGAGACGTCTCGTAGGTGGAGCTCGCCGAGCTTCGATCGCGGCGGCTGTTCGCGCAGCGGCTACGGGCGGGCGGGTCGGCGCGCGCAGCGGGAGCGAGCCCGTTGGACGCAGGCGCAGCGGGGGCGGATGCCTCGCCCGCCGATCTCGTGCGCGACGCGCTGGCGGTGCAGTCGCAGGAGTACCTTCCGGCGCAGTGGGGGCTGGCCCAGCGCCTTCCCCTCGCGGGCCGGCCGGGTCGAGCCGAGATCGCGGCGCAGATCGACGACGGCGTGATCCTGCGCACGCACGTGCTTCGGCCGACGTGGCACTTCGTGCATCCCGACGACGCGCGGTGGCTCGTCGGCCTGTCGGCCGAACGCGTGCACCGGCAGAACGGCACGATGTACCGGCGCGGCGGCATCGAGGGCCGACTGCTCGCGACCGGTCTCGACGTCGTCGCCCGCGAGGTGGCGGGCGGGCATCGCACGCGCGTCGAGGTGCAGACCGCCCTCGCACATGCGGGCGTCGAGCTGTCGGGTCCGTCGCTGGCGCACCTGATCATGTACGCCGAGCTCGAGCGTGTGATCATCTCGGGGGCCTCGGTGGGCGCGCAGCGCACGTACGCCGCGTTCGACGAGCGAGTGCCGTCGGGCCCTGAACGCGATCGAGCCGACGCGCTGGCCGAGCTCGCCGAGCGGTACCTGCTGACCCGCTCCCCTGCATCGGCCCGCGATCTCGCGACCTGGTCGGGGTTCACGCTCGGGGACGCGCGGCAGGCGCTCGCGGATGCGGCCGATCGCACGGGCGGGCGGATCGCCCCGCTCGCCTCCGATGCCACAGGTGACACGGGCGGCGCCGGCGCCACCGGCGGCGCCGACGAGCTGTGGCACGATGCATCCGTCTCGGCCGCGTGGGCGGCGCGCCCGCCCGACGCTGCGACGAGCGACGACGACCCGAGCCGGGTCGACCTGTTGCAGGCGTACGACGAGTACATCATGGGCTATGCGACACCCCGGCCCCACCTGCAGCCGGACGGCATCGACGCGGCGATCATCGCCGAGTTCCCGCTGCACGCGATGATGGTCGGCGGGGTGATGTGCGGGCGCTGGGCGCCGACGGTGCAGGGGCGGCGCGCGACCGTGCGCCTCGTGCCCTGGCGGCACATGTCCCCCGCCGAGGCGCGCTCGCGCGACGTCGCGATCGCCCAGGTCGAGGCGTTCCTCGGGGTGCCGGTCGAGTTCGTTCACGACGAGACTTGATAGTTCGAACTCATACTGTTAGAGTTCTAACTATGAACGATCGACTGGCGCGCATCAACGCGGCGATCCGGGCATTGGGCTTCGCCCAGCGAAGCTCGGCCGACGAGTGGGTCCGCGAGAGCGGACTCACCCGGCAGCAGGCGTTCACCATCGGCTACATCGAAGAACACCAGGACCGCGGCGTGATCGCCCGCGAACTGGCCGAGATATCCGGTACCACCGCCGCATCCGTCGCGAGCCTGCTGCAGGGGCTCGAAGAGCGCGGCCTCGTCACGCGCACGCCATCACCCGATGACTCGCGCGTCAAGCTGCTGCGCGTCACGCCCGCCGCATCCCGCCTCACCGAGGGATTCGAGGACGCGATGATCGCAGCACAAGAGCAGCCCTTCGCGGTGCTCACGCCCGACGAGCAGCAGACCTTGCTCAGCCTGCTCGAACGCGTGACCGCCGACATCGAGCCCGTCGGGCCTCCCCCGCCGCGCCGACGCGACCGCTGATCCGCACCATCGCCTGAGGCCTCAAACGCGCCTCAGGGTCTCCCCCTGCTTCGCTGCAAAGCCGTTCGACGTGACGGAGGTTTCACCATGTCTTCGAACAACCGCTTCTTCCTCGCCTCTGCGCCGATCTGGCGCTCACTGGTGCACCTGTGCATCCCGATGATCGCCGGCTTCTCGGTCGGCACCGTCTACAACATCATCAACGCCGGGTTCGTCGGCGCACTCCACTCGACACCGCTGCTGGCCGCACTGACGTTCTCGCTGCCGGCGTACGCGCTCATCATGGCCATCGGCGGCGTATTCGGGGTCGGCGGCGGCACCTACATCTCGCGCCTCCTCGGTTCGCAAGAGGACGCCGGGACGGATGCCTCGGCCGCAGCCGATCGCATCAAGCAGATCTCGTCGTTCACACTCTGGGGTTCGCTCGCCACCGGCGTGATCGTCGGCGTCATCGGCGTGGCCTTCGCGACACCCCTGGCCGCCGCGGTCGGGGCCACCGGGGCGTCGCTCACGCCGACCGCGCAGTACATCGGCGCGATGTTCGCCTTCGCTCCGGTGCTCGTCGCGTGCTTCGCGCTCGAGCAGATCGTGCGTGCCGAGGGCGCCTCCGTGGCATCCATGACCGGGGTCATCGCCTCGACCGTGGCGAACCTGCTGTTCGATGTGCTCTTCATCCTCGTGCTCGGCTGGGGCGTGCTCGGCGCGGGCATCGCGGTCGGCCTCGCGAACGTGGTCATGGTCGGCTACTACATCTGGTGGCTGAGCCGGCGCAGCGAGACGGTCTCGCTCGCACCACGCTGGTTCCGCGCCGATCGCATCATGCTGAAGTCGGTCTTCGGCATCGGCGTGTCCGAGCTGCTGCAGTCGTCGTTCCTCATCGTCACCACACTCGTCATGAATTGGATCGCGATCGGCTACGGCGACGCGCTGCTCGCCTCGATGGGGCTCGCGCTGCGCATCTCGCAACTGCCCGAGATGATGTGCATGGGCGTGTTCATCGGCGCGATCCCGTTGTTCGCCTACGCGTTCGGCGCGCGCAACCACGCCCGGCTGCGCCGCGGCATCGCGGGCGCGGCGATCGCGATCGCCGGCATCACGGTGGTGTTCTCAACCCTCGTGTTCGTGTTCCGCGACCAGGTGTTCGCACTGTTCAGCGCCGACCCCGCAGTGCTGACCGACGGCACGCTCGTGCTCACGGCGATGCTCGTCTCGACGATCTTCAACGGGTTCACCGGGCTCGGCATCGCGGTCTTCCAGGCCACCGAGCAGATGCGCAACGCGACGATCATGTCGATCGCGCAGGGCGTGCTGTTCATCCCGGTGCTGCTGATCGGCAACGCGGTCTTCGGCCTCGACGGGGTGATCTGGTCGATGACCGTGACCGAAGTGCTGACTTTCGCGCTCGCGATCTGGCTGCTCGTCGCCTCACGAAGGGCGCTGAGCGCGGCGCCGTCGGCCGGGGCAGTCGAGACCGTCGACGTTCGCGACGCCGAGGGTACTGCCGCCGACGCGATCACCGTCGGCGCCTGATCCCGTCGGCGCCAGATCCCGTCGGCGCCAGATCCCGTCGGCGCCAGATCCCGTCGGCGTGGACGACGACCCGCTAGTCTCGCGGCATGGCCGTCATCGCCAGCGTGTTCGTCGCCCTCGCCGCCCTGCTGCACGGCTACATCTTCCTGATGGAGAGCGTCTGGTGGTCGCGACCGGCGACCTGGAAGCGGTTCGGCGTCGCCGACCAGGCGCAGGCGGATGCCACGAAGCCGATGGCGTACAACCAGGGCTTCTACAACCTGTTCCTCGGCATCGGCGCAGCGGTCGGGCTCGTGCTGTTCTGGGCGGGCGCGGTCGCGCCGGGCGAGGCGCTGGTGCTGTTCACCACGGCCTGCATGGCCCTCGCGGCGCTCGTGCTCACGACGACCGGTCGCGGCTACTGGAAGGCCGCGCTCGTGCAGGGCACCCTGCCGCTGGTCGGCTTCGTGCTGTTCGCGCTCGCGTGACACGCGGGCCGATCGAGTAGCGCGAGCGCATCGAGACCCGCAACAACGCGTCACCTGGTCGCGATACGCTCGCTGGCGCTCGCTCCTCGACCGGCAGACGGTCAGTCTTCGGCTGCCGGCGTCTCCTCGGCCGAGAGCTTCAGCCGGTCGATGAGTTCGGCCGCGTGGCTCGTCGACAGGATGAGCCGGGCGAACTCGCCGCCGGCCAGCTCGAGCACGACCGCCTGGCGCTTGCCCTTCACCGCGACGAAGTCGAGGCCGCCATGGTACTTCCACGTGCCGGCGGCGACGACGAGCGGCACTTCGGTGCCCCGGCGGCGGATCCCCCGGACCCAGATCCACGGGTCATCCGTGATCGTCGCCGAGCGGATGTCGTCGCGCTGGATGACCACGTCGGCGCTGCGCAGCGCGAGCGCGCGCTCGGTCGGGGTGAGATGCACCTCGATCCGATCGGCATGCACACGCAGATTCGCCATGCTCCCATCCTGCCCGAGACTTTCGGATGCCACGCTGTCGACGCTCCACAAAGGCCGACCCCGATCCGTGCACGCCCCGCCCAACCCCGCACGCTTTTCTCAGGAGCACTCGGCCGAATCGCACGTTTCTCAGGAAGACACGCCGTCGCCGTCGCCGAACCGACCCATTACGCGTGAAAAACGTCAGGCACGCCGACGCGCGGGCCGACCTGTTCCGGTTGAAGCGCGACGCACGGCGGTGCTCCGCCGACGCCGACCCGACGCGCTACGCCTGGGAAGCGCCGGGGACGGGCGGCTTCGCCGCGGCAGCGGCGCGGGCCGCGGCCGGGAGCGCGTCGACGATGCGGGCGATCGCGGCGTCGTCGTGTGCCGCGGTCACGAACCACGCCTCGAACACGCTCGGCGGCAGCGAGACCCCGGCGTCGAGCATCGCGTGGAAGAACGGCGGGTATCGCCACGACTCCTGCCGCTGCACGGTCGCGTAGTCGCGCGCGCCGCCGGCGACCGACTCGCCGAACAGGAAGCTGAACAGGCTGCCCGCGTGCTGCACCGCATGCGCGACCCCCTCGGCAGCGAGCGCTGCCGAAACCGCGTCGGCCACGATGACGGATGCCTCGTCGAGACGCGCGTACACCGAGGCATCCGCTGCCCTGAGCGTGGCGACACCTGCGGCGACCGCGACCGGATTGCCCGACAGCGTGCCCGCCTGGTAGACCGGGCCGAGCGGTGCGAGCCGGTCGAGGATGTCGGCGCGACCGCCGAGGGCCGCGACGGGCATGCCTCCGCCGATGACCTTGCCGAACGTCATGAGGTCGGGCGTGTACGCCGCCGCCTCGAACGGCGCCTCGAGACCCCACCATCCGGCGGCGGATACCCGGAAGCCCGTCAGCACCTCGTCGCTGATGACGAGCGCGCCGTGCGCGTGAGCGAGCTCGACGAGAGCGCGATTGAAGCCCGGCAGCGGCGGCACGACGCCCATGTTCGCCGCGGCGGCCTCGACGATGACGGCCGCGATGCGGTCGCCGTGCTCGGCGAACACCGCGCGCACCGCGTCGAGGTCGTTGTAGGGAATCACGAGGGTGAGCGCCGCGATCTCGGCGGGAACGCCCGCCGAACCGGGCAGTGCGAAGGTCGCGAGGCCCGATCCGGCCTCGGCGAGCAGCCCGTCGGAGTGCCCGTGGTAATGCCCCGCGAACTTCACCAGCAGGTCGCGGCCCGTGAATCCGCGCGCGAGCCGGATGGCGCTCATCGTCGCCTCGGTGCCGGTCGACACCAGCCTGAGCCGTTCGACCGGGCCGACCCGCTGCTCGACGAGTTCGGCCAGCTCGGTCTCGGCGGGAGTGGATGCGCCGAACGAGAGGCCTCGGCCCGCGGCATCCTGCACCGCTTCGACGACCCGCGGATCCGCGTGACCCAGGATCGCGGGCCCCCACCCGGCGACCAGGTCGACGTACTCGCGCCCCTCGGCGTCGGTGACGTACGGCCCGCGGGCCGACACGAGGAACCGCGGCGTGCCGCCGACCGAGCCGAACGCGCGCACCGGCGAGTTCACCCCGCCCGGGATCGCGCGCCGCGCGCGGTCGAAGAGCTCGTCGTTGGTGAGGTGCGTCATTCCAGTCCGCCCTTCAGCCAGCCGGCGAGCTCGGTCGCCCAGTACGTCAACACCACGTCGGCCCCCGCGCGACGGATGCCGCGCACCGACTCGACGATCGCGCGACCCCGGTCGATCCAGCCGTGCGCCGCGGCGGCCTCGATCATGGCGTACTCGCCCGAGACCTGATAGGCCCAGACGGGCACATCGCTCGCGGCGGCCACGTCGGCGAGCACGTCGAGGTAGCTGCCCGCGGGCTTCACCATGACGATGTCGGCGCCCTCGTCGATGTCGAGCATCGCCTCGCGCACGCCCTCGCGCCGGTTGCCGGGATCGAGCTGGTACGTGCGACGGTCGCCCTCGAGCTGCGACTCGACCGCATCGCGGAACGGGCCGTAGAAGGCGCTCGCGTACTTCGCCGCATACGCCAGCAGCGCGACATCCTGGTACCCGCCGTCATCGAGCGCCTGGCGCACGGCCGCGGTCTGGCCGTCCATCATGCCGCTGAGCCCCAGCAGCTGCGACCCGGCACGCGCCTGCTCGAGGGCCATCGCGGTGTACCGCTCGAGCGTCGCATCGTTGTCGACCCGGCCCTCGTCGTCGAGGACGCCGCAGTGCCCGTGGTCGGTGAACTCGTCGAGGCAGAGGTCGGTCTGCACGACGAGCGCGTCGCCGGCCGCCTCGCGCGCGACGCGTGTCGCGACGTTCAGAATGCCGTCGGGATCGGTCGCCCCAGACCCCAGCGCGTCGCGCGACTCGGGCACGCCGAAGAGCATCACGCCGCCGACGCCGACGGCCGCAGCCTCGGCGATCGCGGCGGGCAGGCTGTCGAGCGAGTGCTGCACGACGCCCGGCATCGAGCCGATCGGCACCGGCTCGGTCACGCCCTCGCGTACGAACACGGGCAGCACGAGGTCGGCGGGGTGCAGCCGCGTCTCCGACACGAGCCGGCGCATGGCAGGGCCCGAGCGAAGGCGGCGGGGGCGGATGACGGGATGCGGAGTCGCGGTCACCGAACCACCCTACGACCCGCTGCTGTGGCTTTTCTCAGCGCGGCTGCCTCGCGGCCGCCCGCCCCTCGGTGCGTTTTTCAGGCGTAATGGGTCGGGTCGGCGTCTGCACCGGCGTGTCTTCCTGAGAAACGCGCGTTTCGGCGCGTCGTTCCTGAAAAGCGCACCACAGCGCACGACAGCGCAGGACAGCGCACCACCGCGCAGCGCAGCGCAGGACAGCGCAACGAGCGGATGCCGCGGAGCGGCGTCAGGCGCTGGCGAGCGCCGCGTTCACGACCGCGTCGATGAGCGACTCGGCGCTGCGCTCGGTTGCGACCACGTCGACGCGCAGGCCGAAGTGCGCGGCATCCTTCTGGGTCTGGGGGCCGATCGCGGCGATGAGCGTGTGCTCGGGGATCGGCCCGAGCTGCAACTGCACCTGCTCGGCGACGCTGCCCGAGGTGACGAGCACCGCGTTCACCCGACCGGCGCGCACATCGTCGACGACCTTCTGCGCGACGGGCACACCCACGGTGCGGTACGCGACGACCGCCTCGACGTGATGCCCGATGCGCGCGAGCCCGACCGACAGGATCTGCTTCGCGATCGCCGACCGCAGCGCGAGCACGCGCAGGCCCTTCTGCCCCTCGGTCGCCGCCTCCCACTCCTCGAGCAGGCCCTTGGCCGAGTTGTCTTCACTCGGCACGATGTCGGCGCGGTACCCGGCAGCGACGAGCGCCGCGGCTGTGGTCTCGCCGACCGCGGCGACCTTCGTGCTCGCCGGAATCACCGCGTGGTAGGACGCGAGCACGTCGACCGTGGTGGCGCTCGTGACCGTGAGCCAGTCGAATTCGCCGGCGGCGAGCTTGCGCAGCGCCTCTTCGAGGGCGGGCTGGTCGTCGGTCGGCGCGAAGTTGATCATGGGCGCGATGACGGGCGACGCGCCGCGGGCGCGCAGCGACGCCGCGACGCTGTCGCCCCAGGGGCCGCCGCGCGGCACGAGCACGCGCCACCCGGCGAGCGGCTTGCCCTCGACGCTTCCGGGCAGGCTGATCGCGCCGGTCATGGGTTCGAATTCGGTCACGGTGCCTCCTCGGTGGGTGCAAGGTCGGCGGCACCGTTGCCGAGGAGTTCCGCGACGGCACGGGATGCGACGTCGC
Proteins encoded in this window:
- a CDS encoding MATE family efflux transporter; translated protein: MSSNNRFFLASAPIWRSLVHLCIPMIAGFSVGTVYNIINAGFVGALHSTPLLAALTFSLPAYALIMAIGGVFGVGGGTYISRLLGSQEDAGTDASAAADRIKQISSFTLWGSLATGVIVGVIGVAFATPLAAAVGATGASLTPTAQYIGAMFAFAPVLVACFALEQIVRAEGASVASMTGVIASTVANLLFDVLFILVLGWGVLGAGIAVGLANVVMVGYYIWWLSRRSETVSLAPRWFRADRIMLKSVFGIGVSELLQSSFLIVTTLVMNWIAIGYGDALLASMGLALRISQLPEMMCMGVFIGAIPLFAYAFGARNHARLRRGIAGAAIAIAGITVVFSTLVFVFRDQVFALFSADPAVLTDGTLVLTAMLVSTIFNGFTGLGIAVFQATEQMRNATIMSIAQGVLFIPVLLIGNAVFGLDGVIWSMTVTEVLTFALAIWLLVASRRALSAAPSAGAVETVDVRDAEGTAADAITVGA
- a CDS encoding uroporphyrinogen-III synthase, coding for MTGAISLPGSVEGKPLAGWRVLVPRGGPWGDSVAASLRARGASPVIAPMINFAPTDDQPALEEALRKLAAGEFDWLTVTSATTVDVLASYHAVIPASTKVAAVGETTAAALVAAGYRADIVPSEDNSAKGLLEEWEAATEGQKGLRVLALRSAIAKQILSVGLARIGHHVEAVVAYRTVGVPVAQKVVDDVRAGRVNAVLVTSGSVAEQVQLQLGPIPEHTLIAAIGPQTQKDAAHFGLRVDVVATERSAESLIDAVVNAALASA
- a CDS encoding ABC transporter permease subunit, producing MRAIASEFQKTLTTRMWWLLAILLVAYIALLAGGFGAFLGWAIGNPEQAAEASSGGGALLPPGAQPWPLVYSFATSIGYVFPVLLGALAVTSEFRHRTLTPTFLATPNRGVVLTGKLVSQLIIGGVLGVLAFAASVGAGSGALAAFGVETGLDQSDTWAMVGRGILAMALWGAIGVGLGSVVPNQVAAIVIVIAFTQFVEPVLRLMASLSDITARIGQFLPGAASDALVGASFYSVAMGGGGVVALEWWQGGLVLAGFAAVLSIIGGLTTWRGDVS
- a CDS encoding MarR family winged helix-turn-helix transcriptional regulator, encoding MNDRLARINAAIRALGFAQRSSADEWVRESGLTRQQAFTIGYIEEHQDRGVIARELAEISGTTAASVASLLQGLEERGLVTRTPSPDDSRVKLLRVTPAASRLTEGFEDAMIAAQEQPFAVLTPDEQQTLLSLLERVTADIEPVGPPPPRRRDR
- a CDS encoding winged helix DNA-binding domain-containing protein produces the protein MDAGAAGADASPADLVRDALAVQSQEYLPAQWGLAQRLPLAGRPGRAEIAAQIDDGVILRTHVLRPTWHFVHPDDARWLVGLSAERVHRQNGTMYRRGGIEGRLLATGLDVVAREVAGGHRTRVEVQTALAHAGVELSGPSLAHLIMYAELERVIISGASVGAQRTYAAFDERVPSGPERDRADALAELAERYLLTRSPASARDLATWSGFTLGDARQALADAADRTGGRIAPLASDATGDTGGAGATGGADELWHDASVSAAWAARPPDAATSDDDPSRVDLLQAYDEYIMGYATPRPHLQPDGIDAAIIAEFPLHAMMVGGVMCGRWAPTVQGRRATVRLVPWRHMSPAEARSRDVAIAQVEAFLGVPVEFVHDET
- a CDS encoding ABC transporter ATP-binding protein; translated protein: MASGIPIEISGLTKRFGHVTAVDDLSFTVEPGRVTGFLGPNGAGKTTTLRSLLGLVKPTAGTATFDGTPYAKLERPLETVGAALDAAFHPGRTARDHLRVYATASGIAKARVDVVLEQVGIAEYANRRVGGFSLGMRQRLALAYTLLGDPGVLVLDEPINGLDPEGIRWIRIFLQGLAREGRTILVSSHLLSEVQQTVDEVVIISRGRLVKTGTLSSLELDSAPRTVVDSPDRSALATALDTAGLEYTPGRQGFIVDEPEPGRVGHVAFVAQVELNSLHRLRSGLEESFLQLVGEPNGPDATGLEPAATGTAAAEASGGPEASGGPKASGGPEASAQPEASGPADQPDAPDAPPAATTESEA
- the hemL gene encoding glutamate-1-semialdehyde 2,1-aminomutase, which codes for MTHLTNDELFDRARRAIPGGVNSPVRAFGSVGGTPRFLVSARGPYVTDAEGREYVDLVAGWGPAILGHADPRVVEAVQDAAGRGLSFGASTPAETELAELVEQRVGPVERLRLVSTGTEATMSAIRLARGFTGRDLLVKFAGHYHGHSDGLLAEAGSGLATFALPGSAGVPAEIAALTLVIPYNDLDAVRAVFAEHGDRIAAVIVEAAAANMGVVPPLPGFNRALVELAHAHGALVISDEVLTGFRVSAAGWWGLEAPFEAAAYTPDLMTFGKVIGGGMPVAALGGRADILDRLAPLGPVYQAGTLSGNPVAVAAGVATLRAADASVYARLDEASVIVADAVSAALAAEGVAHAVQHAGSLFSFLFGESVAGGARDYATVQRQESWRYPPFFHAMLDAGVSLPPSVFEAWFVTAAHDDAAIARIVDALPAAARAAAAAKPPVPGASQA
- a CDS encoding DUF1304 domain-containing protein: MAVIASVFVALAALLHGYIFLMESVWWSRPATWKRFGVADQAQADATKPMAYNQGFYNLFLGIGAAVGLVLFWAGAVAPGEALVLFTTACMALAALVLTTTGRGYWKAALVQGTLPLVGFVLFALA
- the hemB gene encoding porphobilinogen synthase; this encodes MTATPHPVIRPRRLRSGPAMRRLVSETRLHPADLVLPVFVREGVTEPVPIGSMPGVVQHSLDSLPAAIAEAAAVGVGGVMLFGVPESRDALGSGATDPDGILNVATRVAREAAGDALVVQTDLCLDEFTDHGHCGVLDDEGRVDNDATLERYTAMALEQARAGSQLLGLSGMMDGQTAAVRQALDDGGYQDVALLAYAAKYASAFYGPFRDAVESQLEGDRRTYQLDPGNRREGVREAMLDIDEGADIVMVKPAGSYLDVLADVAAASDVPVWAYQVSGEYAMIEAAAAHGWIDRGRAIVESVRGIRRAGADVVLTYWATELAGWLKGGLE